One genomic region from Spirulina subsalsa PCC 9445 encodes:
- a CDS encoding nitrate ABC transporter ATP-binding protein (This model describes the ATP binding subunits of ATP-binding cassette (ABC) transporters for nitrate transport, or for bicarbonate transport, in bacteria and archaea.), with the protein MASFLEVDHVDRVFNLPNGGRYIAIKNVHLEIQAGEFVSLLGHSGCGKSTLLNIVAGLDQPSQGGVVLEGREITEPGPDRMVVFQNYSLLPWKTVWDNVALAVDTVMKDISATERQEIVQHHIEMVGLRGAAKKYPAQLSGGMKQRVAIARALAIRPKLLLLDEPFGALDALTRGNLQEQLMKICQDNQVSCLMVTHDPDEALLLSDRIVMLTNGPEAHIGQILEVKIPRPRHRLEVVNHPSYYALRNEIVYFLNQQKRAKKRQASAPSIIAGNGLEKINLELGFIPLTDCAPLVVAQEKGFFAEEGLEQVNLSREASWKTIAEGVVSGRLDAAQMVTGMPLGITLGMGDNTPTPIVSAITLSRNGNAITLSKKLYEQGVKTLEDFRQVVAQTPDNVHNLGMVHPASMHNILLRYWLASGGIDPDRDVNLTMIPPPQMLSNLKAGNITGYCVGEPWNSHAVHEEVGFVIASDMELYPGHVEKVLGVREDWANQYPATHQALLRALLRACEYCDDRRNREEILELLCQPQYVGSAAIYTRPGFIDSYDYGTEYEPVQHLRYNQFFVDKTNAPSAIESLWMMAQMARWGLIPFPKNWVGITERINRMDLFGEAARSLDLPDTPRDRASIKLFDEVVFNPDEPLAYLKGLKIKRDIRVEEIFLDNLVNV; encoded by the coding sequence ATGGCATCCTTTCTAGAAGTTGATCACGTTGACCGTGTTTTTAACCTCCCCAATGGAGGACGATATATTGCGATTAAAAACGTTCATTTAGAAATCCAAGCGGGGGAATTTGTCTCTCTTTTAGGACATTCTGGTTGTGGAAAATCAACGTTACTCAATATTGTAGCCGGTTTAGACCAACCGAGTCAGGGGGGGGTGGTTTTAGAAGGACGAGAAATTACGGAACCTGGGCCGGATCGGATGGTGGTTTTTCAAAATTATTCTCTCCTGCCTTGGAAAACCGTTTGGGATAATGTGGCTTTAGCTGTAGATACGGTGATGAAAGATATCTCGGCTACAGAAAGACAAGAAATTGTCCAGCATCATATTGAAATGGTGGGATTGCGGGGGGCGGCGAAAAAGTACCCCGCCCAACTGTCTGGGGGGATGAAACAACGAGTTGCGATCGCCCGCGCTTTAGCCATTCGCCCGAAACTCCTCCTCCTCGATGAACCCTTTGGGGCTTTAGATGCCCTTACCCGGGGCAATTTACAGGAACAGTTAATGAAAATTTGTCAAGATAATCAAGTTAGCTGTTTGATGGTAACTCATGATCCCGATGAGGCGTTATTACTCTCCGATCGGATTGTCATGTTAACCAATGGTCCGGAAGCCCATATTGGTCAAATTCTAGAGGTCAAAATTCCCCGGCCACGTCATCGTTTAGAGGTGGTGAATCATCCCAGTTACTACGCTTTACGCAATGAGATTGTTTACTTCTTAAACCAACAAAAACGAGCGAAAAAACGTCAAGCTTCTGCCCCCTCTATTATTGCAGGCAATGGGTTAGAAAAAATCAATCTGGAGTTAGGCTTTATTCCCCTCACCGATTGCGCCCCTCTCGTCGTCGCACAGGAAAAAGGATTCTTTGCCGAAGAAGGTCTAGAACAGGTCAATTTAAGCCGAGAGGCTAGTTGGAAAACCATTGCTGAGGGGGTGGTCAGTGGGCGTTTAGATGCGGCTCAAATGGTCACAGGGATGCCTCTGGGGATTACTTTGGGCATGGGAGACAATACACCGACTCCCATTGTTTCAGCCATTACTTTATCCCGGAATGGTAACGCCATTACCTTGAGTAAAAAGCTCTATGAACAAGGGGTCAAGACCTTAGAAGATTTCCGGCAAGTTGTCGCACAAACGCCGGATAACGTGCATAACTTAGGCATGGTACACCCAGCTTCAATGCACAATATTCTCCTCCGCTATTGGTTGGCATCAGGAGGAATTGATCCTGATCGAGATGTTAATTTAACGATGATTCCTCCCCCGCAAATGTTGTCTAATTTGAAGGCAGGCAATATTACGGGGTACTGTGTAGGTGAACCTTGGAATTCCCATGCTGTCCATGAAGAGGTGGGCTTTGTTATTGCTTCGGATATGGAACTTTATCCGGGTCATGTGGAGAAGGTTTTAGGGGTACGAGAAGACTGGGCGAATCAATATCCGGCGACCCATCAAGCCTTATTACGGGCTTTATTAAGGGCTTGTGAGTATTGTGATGATCGGCGCAATCGAGAGGAAATTTTAGAGCTACTTTGTCAACCTCAATATGTGGGTTCTGCGGCTATTTATACTCGTCCGGGCTTTATTGATTCCTATGATTATGGGACGGAATATGAACCGGTTCAACATCTCCGTTACAATCAATTTTTTGTGGATAAAACTAATGCGCCCAGTGCGATAGAATCTCTATGGATGATGGCTCAAATGGCACGCTGGGGACTCATTCCGTTCCCGAAAAACTGGGTCGGAATTACGGAACGCATTAATCGGATGGATTTATTTGGTGAGGCGGCAAGGTCTTTAGATTTACCGGATACTCCTCGTGATCGCGCTTCGATTAAACTATTTGATGAAGTGGTCTTTAATCCTGATGAACCGTTAGCTTACCTTAAAGGTTTGAAAATCAAGCGAGATATTCGGGTGGAAGAAATTTTTCTAGATAATCTCGTCAATGTGTAG
- the typA gene encoding translational GTPase TypA codes for MSLPIRNVAIIAHVDHGKTTLVDALLKQSGIFREGEDIPDCVMDSNALERERGITILSKNTAVRYKETLINIVDTPGHADFGGEVERVLGMVDGCILIVDANEGPMPQTRFVLKKALEKGLRPIVVVNKIDRPNADPDIAIDKVFDLFVELGADDDQCDFTTLYASGLQGFTKAAIDDEGVDMQPLFEAILHHVPPPAGDPKKPLQLQVTTLDYSDYLGRIVIGRIHNGVIQAGQQAVLYKDDGSIVKGKVSKLLGFEGLSRIEIAEASAGNIVAVAGFADANIGETISCPENPQALPLIRVDEPTLQMTFSVNDSPFAGQEGQYVTSRQLRDRLYRELETNVALRVEETDSAEKFMVSGRGELHLGILIETMRREGYEFQVSQPQVIYREVNGQPCEPFEYLVLDVQEDAVGSCIERLGQRKGEMQDMQVGANGRTQLEFVIPARGLIGFRGEFIRLTRGEGIMNHSFLEYRPLIGELETRYNGVMIAFEEGVATFYALKQAEDRGSFFISPGTKVYKGMIVGEHNRPQDLDLNVCKTKQLTNHRSATGDELVQLQTPIEMSLERALEYIGPDELVEVTPESIRLRKMKAKKLAKR; via the coding sequence ATGTCTCTTCCCATTCGTAACGTTGCGATTATTGCCCACGTTGACCACGGCAAAACAACACTCGTTGATGCACTGCTTAAACAATCGGGGATTTTCCGAGAAGGGGAAGATATCCCGGACTGTGTGATGGACTCCAACGCCCTAGAACGGGAACGGGGCATTACCATCCTCTCCAAAAATACCGCCGTTCGCTACAAAGAAACCCTGATCAATATTGTAGACACCCCCGGACACGCCGATTTCGGCGGCGAAGTGGAACGGGTGTTAGGCATGGTAGACGGTTGTATTTTAATCGTGGATGCCAATGAAGGCCCCATGCCTCAGACCCGCTTTGTCCTGAAAAAAGCCCTAGAAAAAGGCCTGCGTCCCATTGTGGTGGTGAATAAAATCGACCGTCCCAACGCTGACCCCGACATAGCCATTGATAAAGTCTTTGACCTCTTTGTTGAGTTGGGGGCTGATGATGACCAATGCGACTTTACCACCCTGTACGCCTCCGGTTTACAAGGTTTCACCAAGGCCGCCATCGATGACGAAGGGGTAGATATGCAGCCCCTGTTTGAAGCCATTCTGCACCATGTTCCGCCCCCGGCCGGAGATCCCAAGAAACCCTTACAGTTACAGGTGACGACCCTAGATTATTCCGATTATCTGGGTCGGATTGTCATTGGTCGGATTCATAATGGGGTCATTCAAGCGGGTCAACAGGCGGTTCTCTATAAAGATGATGGCTCAATTGTCAAGGGGAAAGTTAGTAAATTATTGGGCTTTGAGGGCTTAAGTCGGATTGAGATTGCCGAAGCGTCCGCCGGAAATATTGTCGCCGTAGCGGGTTTTGCCGATGCCAATATTGGGGAAACCATTAGTTGTCCTGAAAACCCCCAAGCTTTGCCCTTAATCCGGGTAGATGAACCGACATTACAAATGACCTTCTCGGTGAATGACTCTCCCTTTGCCGGACAGGAAGGCCAATATGTGACCTCTCGCCAACTGCGCGATCGCCTGTACCGGGAGTTAGAAACCAACGTCGCCCTACGAGTCGAAGAAACCGACTCCGCCGAAAAATTCATGGTTTCCGGTCGGGGAGAACTCCATCTGGGGATTTTAATTGAAACCATGCGTCGGGAAGGCTACGAGTTCCAAGTGTCTCAGCCTCAAGTAATTTATCGGGAAGTCAACGGCCAACCCTGTGAACCCTTCGAGTATTTGGTGTTAGACGTTCAAGAAGACGCGGTAGGGTCTTGTATTGAGCGTTTAGGCCAACGCAAGGGCGAAATGCAGGATATGCAGGTCGGGGCGAATGGACGGACTCAATTAGAGTTTGTCATCCCAGCGCGGGGTTTAATTGGTTTCCGAGGGGAGTTTATCCGTCTGACTCGTGGGGAAGGCATTATGAACCACAGTTTCTTAGAGTATCGTCCGTTAATTGGGGAACTCGAAACCCGTTACAATGGCGTGATGATTGCCTTTGAGGAAGGGGTGGCCACATTCTACGCCCTCAAACAAGCGGAAGACCGGGGATCTTTCTTTATCTCACCCGGAACAAAAGTCTACAAAGGAATGATTGTCGGCGAACACAATCGGCCGCAAGATTTGGATTTAAATGTCTGTAAAACCAAGCAGTTAACGAACCATCGTTCCGCGACGGGGGATGAGTTAGTACAGTTACAGACCCCCATAGAAATGAGTTTAGAACGGGCGCTGGAGTATATTGGCCCCGATGAGTTGGTAGAAGTTACGCCAGAATCCATTCGTTTACGGAAGATGAAGGCGAAGAAGTTAGCGAAACGCTAA
- a CDS encoding homogentisate phytyltransferase, with protein MTDFKLDAFWQFSRPHTIIGTTLSVLAIYAIALAHHQTVPTPESLGGLLLTLLACLCGNVYIVGLNQLEDIEIDRINKPHLPLASGEFSRQDGVAIVQLTGVLALLGAAWGGVWLLATVGISLAIGTAYSLPPVRLKRFPFWAAFCIFTVRGVVVNLGLFLHFNGQLGGVLGIPLTVWVLTGFIVLFTVAIALFKDVPDLEGDKQYNIQTFTLILGKAAILKLSLLVITLCYLGMILIAVARIAPVNAEFLLSSHVILLILLWWRSQKIQLSQKRAIAQFYQFIWKLFFLEYLLFPLACLLA; from the coding sequence ATGACTGATTTCAAACTGGATGCCTTTTGGCAATTCTCCCGCCCTCATACCATTATCGGCACAACCTTGAGTGTGTTGGCCATTTATGCGATCGCCCTGGCCCATCACCAAACGGTTCCGACACCGGAAAGCCTTGGGGGGCTACTGTTGACGCTCTTGGCCTGTCTCTGTGGTAATGTTTACATTGTCGGCCTCAATCAACTGGAAGACATCGAGATTGACCGCATTAATAAACCCCATCTTCCCCTCGCTTCTGGGGAATTCTCCCGACAAGACGGGGTTGCTATTGTGCAGCTAACAGGCGTTCTGGCACTGCTAGGGGCGGCGTGGGGGGGTGTTTGGCTCTTGGCGACGGTGGGGATTAGTTTAGCCATCGGAACGGCTTATTCTTTACCTCCGGTGCGTCTGAAACGATTTCCCTTTTGGGCCGCTTTTTGTATTTTCACAGTGCGGGGGGTGGTGGTGAATTTGGGGTTATTCCTCCACTTTAACGGTCAATTGGGCGGTGTGCTGGGGATTCCCCTGACGGTGTGGGTGTTGACGGGGTTTATTGTCCTGTTTACGGTGGCGATCGCGCTGTTTAAAGATGTTCCCGACTTAGAAGGGGATAAACAATACAATATTCAGACCTTTACCCTCATTTTAGGCAAAGCGGCAATTTTAAAACTGTCCCTGTTGGTGATCACCCTCTGCTATTTAGGCATGATACTGATTGCAGTTGCTAGAATTGCTCCAGTGAATGCAGAGTTTTTGCTCAGTAGCCATGTTATCCTGCTGATTTTGCTCTGGTGGCGGAGTCAGAAGATCCAACTGAGTCAGAAACGGGCGATCGCGCAGTTTTATCAGTTCATCTGGAAACTCTTTTTCTTGGAATATCTTCTATTTCCCCTAGCCTGTCTACTCGCCTAG
- a CDS encoding nitrate ABC transporter ATP-binding protein (This model describes the ATP binding subunits of ATP-binding cassette (ABC) transporters for nitrate transport, or for bicarbonate transport, in bacteria and archaea.): MQILSSPVNSAISSDRDSFLVIRDVSKIYPTPGGDFVALDGVNLTVKEGEFICLIGHSGCGKSTLLNMVAGFHQPSAGTITLHQQPITEPGPDRMVVFQNYSLLPWKTVFENVYLAVDAVYKDKSKAEKKAITQEHLELVGLTEAADKRPGEISGGMKQRVSIARALAIRPEMLILDEPFGALDPITREELQEELLSIWREHRVTVLMITHDIDEALFLADRLVMMTNGPAAKVGEILEIPFSRPRVRSRLMEDPRYYELRNEALDFLYRRFAHDEIEE; the protein is encoded by the coding sequence ATGCAAATTTTATCGAGTCCTGTTAATTCTGCTATTTCATCTGACCGTGATTCTTTTCTGGTGATTCGGGATGTTTCTAAAATTTATCCCACACCGGGCGGGGATTTTGTGGCCCTAGATGGGGTCAATTTAACGGTCAAGGAGGGCGAGTTTATCTGTTTAATTGGTCACTCTGGGTGTGGGAAGTCCACGCTGTTAAATATGGTGGCGGGATTCCATCAACCTAGTGCCGGGACAATTACACTCCATCAACAGCCGATTACAGAACCGGGGCCGGATCGGATGGTGGTGTTCCAAAATTATTCGCTCTTGCCTTGGAAAACGGTTTTTGAGAATGTGTATTTAGCCGTTGATGCGGTCTATAAAGACAAGTCGAAAGCGGAGAAAAAAGCCATTACTCAAGAACATCTGGAGTTAGTGGGATTGACGGAAGCGGCGGATAAAAGACCGGGGGAAATTTCCGGGGGGATGAAACAACGAGTTTCGATTGCTCGGGCTTTAGCCATTCGTCCTGAAATGTTGATTTTAGATGAACCCTTTGGGGCGTTAGATCCCATTACGCGGGAGGAATTACAGGAAGAATTGTTGAGTATTTGGCGAGAACATCGGGTGACGGTTTTAATGATTACTCATGATATTGATGAAGCGTTATTTTTAGCCGATCGGTTGGTGATGATGACCAATGGCCCGGCGGCCAAAGTGGGGGAAATTTTAGAGATTCCTTTTAGTCGTCCTCGGGTGCGTTCTCGTTTGATGGAAGATCCTCGTTATTACGAGTTACGCAATGAGGCGTTAGATTTCCTCTATCGTCGTTTTGCTCATGATGAGATTGAGGAGTGA
- the rpiA gene encoding ribose-5-phosphate isomerase RpiA has protein sequence MSDAVKVMKQEVGKAAAQRVESGMIVGLGTGSTTACAIESIGDRLKKGEISNIVGVPTSFQAEVLAKQYGIPLTTLDAIDHIDVAIDGADEVDPQKNLIKGGGAAHTREKVVDYLAKTFIVVVDEGKLVDKLGSTFKVPVEVIPMAISPVMRALEALGGQPELRMGIKKAGPVVTDQGNLVIDVKFDDIPNPVELEQKINNIPGVLENGVFVNCVNTVLVGEIKDGQPGVREF, from the coding sequence ATGAGTGATGCGGTTAAGGTGATGAAACAAGAAGTGGGCAAAGCGGCCGCCCAGCGTGTGGAGTCTGGGATGATTGTGGGACTAGGTACGGGGTCCACGACGGCCTGTGCCATTGAGTCTATTGGCGATCGCCTAAAAAAAGGCGAAATCTCCAACATTGTGGGAGTCCCCACGTCCTTCCAAGCGGAAGTCTTAGCCAAACAGTATGGGATACCCCTAACGACTCTGGATGCCATTGATCATATTGACGTAGCCATTGACGGGGCCGACGAAGTAGACCCCCAGAAGAACCTGATTAAAGGGGGAGGCGCTGCCCACACCAGGGAAAAAGTGGTGGATTATTTGGCCAAAACCTTTATTGTGGTGGTGGATGAGGGGAAATTAGTAGACAAGTTGGGGTCTACGTTTAAAGTCCCGGTGGAAGTGATCCCAATGGCCATTAGCCCTGTTATGCGCGCTTTAGAAGCTTTGGGGGGTCAGCCTGAATTGCGCATGGGGATTAAAAAAGCAGGGCCTGTGGTGACAGACCAAGGAAATCTAGTGATTGATGTGAAGTTTGACGATATCCCCAATCCGGTGGAGTTAGAACAAAAAATTAATAACATCCCCGGCGTACTAGAAAATGGCGTATTTGTCAACTGTGTAAATACGGTTTTAGTGGGTGAAATTAAAGACGGCCAGCCCGGTGTGCGGGAATTTTAG
- a CDS encoding CmpA/NrtA family ABC transporter substrate-binding protein: MDRRKFLKYSSLAAAGFTFAACANNTTNTTPSSPTRGGETAGSPAVDFGTLEKPNLTLGIIPLTDCAPLVIGKEKGIYEKYGLNVTISKEASWATVRDGLLQGRLDASHAVCGMPLLTQLGPEKAPMRSLMMLDVNGNAMTLSRRAWEAGIRPLPDYSNFDEFGTAYRQYIQGQNEPPSFAVVFPSSMHNYNTRYWLSAMGIDPERDVKIIIIPPPQMVENMRAGTMDGYCVGEPWNQRAVFDNVGFTGTVDRDVWQGHPEKVLATMQAWIDANPNTARALVAATIEACQYCDVPENRLEVVEIISRRPYVNARVDYAKASMTGTYDYGGFDQEDRVLDIPDFNLFNFMETDYMQRPDNANYPYASHGIWLLTQMIRWNQLPDMKEYPSDADEIIQRVYPTAIYEDAAKAMNIELPSDGMRVEPPEVFIDNRGFDPSDPVAYLNGFDIRVGRGKIFSFS, translated from the coding sequence ATGGATCGTCGCAAATTTCTTAAATACTCTAGCCTCGCTGCTGCCGGATTCACCTTTGCTGCTTGTGCCAACAATACAACGAATACAACCCCTAGCAGTCCCACCAGAGGGGGAGAGACTGCCGGGAGTCCTGCCGTTGATTTCGGCACCCTAGAAAAACCCAACCTCACCCTAGGAATTATTCCCCTCACCGACTGCGCCCCCCTGGTTATTGGCAAAGAAAAGGGAATTTATGAAAAATATGGCCTCAACGTAACTATCAGTAAAGAGGCCAGTTGGGCAACCGTGCGGGATGGTTTATTACAAGGCCGTTTAGATGCCTCCCATGCCGTTTGTGGGATGCCTTTATTGACCCAATTGGGGCCGGAAAAAGCCCCCATGCGTTCCCTAATGATGTTGGATGTCAACGGTAACGCCATGACCCTTTCTCGTAGGGCATGGGAGGCAGGAATTCGGCCACTACCGGACTACAGTAACTTTGATGAATTTGGCACCGCTTATCGGCAATACATTCAAGGTCAAAATGAACCCCCTTCCTTTGCCGTAGTGTTCCCCTCCTCAATGCACAATTACAACACGCGCTACTGGCTGAGTGCCATGGGAATTGACCCAGAAAGAGATGTGAAAATCATTATCATTCCCCCGCCCCAGATGGTGGAAAATATGCGCGCTGGGACGATGGATGGTTACTGTGTGGGAGAACCTTGGAATCAACGGGCTGTGTTTGATAATGTAGGCTTTACGGGGACAGTGGACCGGGATGTATGGCAAGGACACCCGGAAAAAGTGTTAGCCACCATGCAGGCCTGGATTGACGCAAATCCAAACACAGCAAGGGCGTTAGTAGCGGCAACGATTGAAGCTTGTCAATATTGTGATGTGCCGGAAAATCGTCTAGAAGTGGTGGAAATTATCTCCCGTCGTCCCTATGTGAATGCCCGAGTTGACTATGCTAAAGCTTCCATGACAGGGACTTATGATTATGGCGGTTTTGATCAGGAAGATCGGGTGTTAGACATCCCTGATTTTAACTTGTTCAACTTCATGGAAACGGACTATATGCAGCGTCCTGATAATGCGAATTATCCCTATGCGTCTCATGGGATTTGGTTATTAACTCAAATGATTCGCTGGAATCAATTACCGGATATGAAGGAGTATCCCAGTGATGCGGATGAGATTATCCAACGGGTTTATCCGACGGCTATTTATGAAGATGCGGCTAAGGCCATGAATATTGAATTACCTAGTGATGGGATGAGGGTAGAACCTCCCGAGGTATTTATTGACAATCGAGGGTTTGATCCCAGTGATCCGGTGGCTTATTTAAATGGTTTTGATATTCGGGTAGGTCGCGGCAAGATTTTCAGTTTTAGCTGA
- the ntrB gene encoding nitrate ABC transporter permease, with the protein MSVATEKTKTKPALNWTEFLGRNGENIIFPALGFFALIIVWSILAKLTEGKISELPNPSRTFDDSLPYLRNFFSQTQGDEGIFFLTLYSLVRVAFGFVIAMAIAIPLGFLIGTSRQAAKMINPLIQLGKPISPLAWLPVGIVLFTALLEGAPRVIAQNAPAIFVIVVTSLWPTLINTALGVKSIPKDYWNVSKVLKLSKQQVVTEIMIPSTLPYIFTGMRLSLGIAWLVIVAAEMLTGATGIGFFVWDTYNTGEISLVILSLFVIGIVGLLLDQLVAVVERFVVGKAQLQS; encoded by the coding sequence ATGAGTGTTGCTACAGAAAAGACTAAAACAAAGCCAGCCTTGAACTGGACTGAATTTTTGGGCAGAAATGGAGAAAACATTATTTTTCCGGCCTTGGGATTTTTTGCGTTAATTATTGTTTGGAGTATTCTCGCCAAGTTAACCGAAGGGAAGATTAGTGAACTGCCCAATCCGTCTCGCACCTTTGACGATAGTTTGCCCTATCTCCGGAACTTTTTCTCACAAACCCAAGGAGATGAAGGGATCTTTTTCCTCACCCTTTACAGTTTAGTGCGGGTTGCCTTTGGGTTTGTGATTGCGATGGCGATCGCAATTCCCCTCGGTTTTCTCATTGGCACCTCTCGCCAAGCCGCTAAAATGATCAATCCTCTCATTCAACTCGGCAAACCCATTTCCCCCCTAGCATGGCTCCCTGTAGGCATCGTGCTATTTACCGCCCTCCTCGAAGGTGCGCCCCGTGTAATAGCCCAAAACGCCCCCGCAATCTTCGTGATTGTTGTCACCTCCCTCTGGCCGACTTTAATTAACACCGCCTTGGGGGTAAAAAGTATTCCTAAAGATTACTGGAATGTCTCCAAAGTTCTCAAACTTTCTAAACAACAAGTCGTGACAGAAATCATGATTCCCTCCACATTACCCTATATCTTTACCGGAATGCGCTTGAGTTTAGGGATTGCTTGGTTAGTTATTGTAGCCGCAGAAATGCTAACTGGAGCAACTGGAATCGGCTTCTTTGTTTGGGATACATACAATACTGGAGAAATTAGCTTAGTCATTCTTTCCCTCTTTGTGATTGGAATAGTTGGATTACTCCTAGATCAATTAGTGGCTGTTGTAGAGCGTTTTGTGGTGGGTAAAGCTCAATTACAAAGTTAG
- a CDS encoding lysozyme inhibitor LprI family protein, translating to MKTAKHLIVFTATLALVIFSGCSTPEQTQATDPTPQTPPTEQQYRESPTPTFSSPSRAAIASPSPSIVAQAPDTEVEEELNCENPTSQWEMNVCADQGAKEADVRLNEVYRQLRAKVAGTPQENRLIEAEKAWIDFRDKDCEFSRRRYDGGTIMPMIYAMCVNDLTQRRTEQLEAYLQEW from the coding sequence ATGAAAACCGCTAAACACCTAATCGTTTTTACAGCTACCCTCGCCCTCGTCATCTTTTCTGGTTGTTCCACCCCCGAACAAACCCAAGCCACAGATCCCACCCCTCAAACTCCTCCCACCGAACAACAATATAGGGAGTCACCCACCCCGACTTTCTCCTCCCCCTCCCGTGCCGCCATTGCCTCCCCCTCCCCTTCTATCGTCGCCCAAGCCCCCGATACAGAGGTAGAGGAGGAGTTAAACTGTGAGAATCCAACCAGTCAATGGGAAATGAATGTCTGTGCAGATCAAGGGGCAAAAGAAGCCGATGTCCGCTTAAATGAAGTCTATCGCCAACTGCGGGCAAAAGTCGCCGGAACGCCCCAAGAAAACCGTCTCATTGAAGCGGAAAAAGCTTGGATTGATTTCCGCGATAAAGATTGTGAATTTTCCCGCCGTCGCTACGATGGGGGAACCATCATGCCCATGATTTACGCCATGTGTGTTAATGATTTAACCCAACGTCGCACAGAACAGTTAGAAGCCTATCTACAAGAATGGTAA